CCGAGGTGCTGAAGACGCCGCAGCCCGACCCGTGGTGGCGCGCGGCGGTGCCGTCGCTGGACCGCGAGACGTCGCTGCCGCCGGGGTACGCCGACGGCTGGACGTTCGTGAGCCCCGTCGTCGACATGCCGCGCTACCTGCGCTGGCTGGTCGCGCGGGTGGAGGAGCTCGGCGGCACGCTGACCCGGATGAACCTGTCCGCGCTCCCCGACGACGGCAGCCTCGTCGTCAACGCGACCGGGCTGGGCGCCCGCCACTTCGGTGCCGACCCGACCGTGACTCCGGTGCGCGGCCAGGTGGTCGTGCTCGAGCAGGTCGGCCTCGACCGCTGGACGCTCGACAGCGGCGGCCTGACCTACGTCGTCCCGCGCACCGACGAGATCGTGGTCGGCGGCACCGACGTGGAGGGCGAGTGGAGCCGTACGCCCGACCCCGCCGTCGCGGAGGCGGTGCTGCACCGCGCGACGGCCCTGGTGCCCGTCCTCGAAGGGGCTCGGGTGCGTCGGCACAAGGTCGGCCTGCGACCGTCGCGCCCCGAGGTCAGGCTCGAGCGGGTGGGCGACGTGATCCACTGCTACGGGCACGGCGGAGCCGGCGTGACGCTGTCGTGGGGCTGCGCCGGGGACGTCGTGGAGCTCGCCGGTGGCTGACCTGCAGTGCGCCGCTCGTGTGCACGTCGCCCGGCACGGCGCCGGCACGACCGGCGAGAGCGAGCTGGTCAGCGACTCCGGCGGCTGGCTCAGCCCGGCCGGGCGGGACCAGTCCCGGGCCCTCGGCGAGCGGCTGGTCGCCGAGCGCATCGCCCGCGTGTGGAGCAGCCCGATGTCGCGCGCCGTCCAGACCGCCGAGATCGCCGCTGCCGTCCTGGGCGTCGACGTCGTCGTGCGCGAGGGGCTCCGCGAGCTGGGCGTGGGCCATGCCGCCGGCACGACCGGCGACCCGGACCCGTTCGCGGACACGTTCGCGGCGTGGCTGGACGGCGACCTCACCGCGCGGATCCCGGGCGCGGAGAGCGGCCACGAGGTGGTCGCTCGCTACGAGGCCGTGCTCCTGGAGATCGCGGACGAGCACCGCGGCGAGGCGGTGCTGGTGGTCAGCCACGGTGGGGTCATGCGCCTCGCGCTGCCCGCGCTGGCGCGCAACCTGACGCCTGGGCATGCGCGCGGCCTCCCGCTCGACAGCTGCGACGTGGTGGCGCTGGACGCCGATGCCGACGGCTGGCTCGTGCGGTCATGGGCCGACCGGCCGCTCGCCTGAGCACCGCGAGGTAAGCCTTCCCTAAGTCTCGGGTAGGGTCTCCGGCGTGGGGTCCAAGAGCGCGAAGAAGGCCGGCAAGGCCAAGGTCGCCAAGCTGCCCAAGAAGAAGTGCTGCGTGTCCTCCAAGAAGTGCAACCGGTGTCCGCTCCGGATGCTCAAGGAGGGCACCCTGCCCCCCGGCTACACGGTCAAGAAGCGCCGGCTGGTCAAGGTCGACGTGAAGAAGTCCGGAAAGGGCGACAAGGCCGCCTGAGCCCCCGTCACGTCAGCGCGAGCGCGACGACGAGGACCGCGAGCATCACGGCCAGCGCGATCCCCATCCGTACGGCCATGCCCTTGATCCACAGCGACATCAGCGTCTCCGTGCCGCCCCTGCGGTCGAGCGGCACGACCTCGACCACGGCGGAGCGGTTGATCGGCCCGTGGACGTGCGGGTACGTGTCGTCCCCGACCGCCTCCACCAGCACGTCGGCGTCGGTGAGCCGTGCGGGGTCGATGGTCAGCAGGACGAGTCGCTCGCCGAGGCCGCGGTAGTAGCGGTCGAAGACGCCCTGCACCTGGTCGCGCCGGCTGGCGTGGATGAACCCCTCCTCCTCGAGGCTCCGCCCGACCGTCGAGGTGGTGTAGGTCCCGGTCGCCAGCGTCCGCCGCCAGTCGGCCTCGGTCGCGATGTGGAAGATGCGCTCGGGCACGGACGCGGTCACCGTGGGAGGGTAGCGAGGAGCGCGGAAGATCCGCGTCACCGAGTGACCCGAATGTTCCGCGCTGATGCCTCGCGTCAGAAGAGCCGGTGCTCCGCGTCGTCCATGC
This genomic stretch from Nocardioides renjunii harbors:
- a CDS encoding FAD-dependent oxidoreductase, producing the protein MATPPAPSARRVIVVGAGVVGLSCAVRLLEAGHRVDVVARDLPLETTSAVAAALWYPYRALPQDRVTAWSATTYDVFATLAADEATGVRMLTGTEVLKTPQPDPWWRAAVPSLDRETSLPPGYADGWTFVSPVVDMPRYLRWLVARVEELGGTLTRMNLSALPDDGSLVVNATGLGARHFGADPTVTPVRGQVVVLEQVGLDRWTLDSGGLTYVVPRTDEIVVGGTDVEGEWSRTPDPAVAEAVLHRATALVPVLEGARVRRHKVGLRPSRPEVRLERVGDVIHCYGHGGAGVTLSWGCAGDVVELAGG
- a CDS encoding histidine phosphatase family protein, with the protein product MADLQCAARVHVARHGAGTTGESELVSDSGGWLSPAGRDQSRALGERLVAERIARVWSSPMSRAVQTAEIAAAVLGVDVVVREGLRELGVGHAAGTTGDPDPFADTFAAWLDGDLTARIPGAESGHEVVARYEAVLLEIADEHRGEAVLVVSHGGVMRLALPALARNLTPGHARGLPLDSCDVVALDADADGWLVRSWADRPLA
- a CDS encoding DUF952 domain-containing protein; its protein translation is MTASVPERIFHIATEADWRRTLATGTYTTSTVGRSLEEEGFIHASRRDQVQGVFDRYYRGLGERLVLLTIDPARLTDADVLVEAVGDDTYPHVHGPINRSAVVEVVPLDRRGGTETLMSLWIKGMAVRMGIALAVMLAVLVVALALT